Genomic window (Bacillus pumilus):
AGCGACCACAATGGATCTTGTGGCGAAGCTGGCCAATGTCGGAAAAGGAACTATTTATACCTTTTTCAAAAACAAAGAAGAGTTGTTTGATGAAATTTTCACATCACTGTTACTAGAGATGAGGGAAATTGCGGATGAGGCAATTGATGAGAAGAATAGTTTCTCTGAAAACCTTCACTCAGCACTCTTTGCCATATTAGAATTTCGAAAAAACCACCAGCTCACAATTAAGATTTTTCAGGAAAATGCAGAGCTTGGCACGTCAGCAGTCAGGGAAATGATCGAGAAGATGGAGCAGATGATCATTCGCTATATCAAAATGAAAGTACAAGAAGCGATGGAGAAAGGCGATATTAAACCTTGTGATCCTGAATTGACTGCCTTTGTGATGGTGAAACTATATATTGCACTGATTTTTGACTGGGAAAAGCGATACGAGCCTTTAACAAAAGAAGAAGTGGCTGAATCGCTGGAGCTTTATGTACTAAAAGGGCTTTCTGCAACAACATAATTTTTTTTGAGTTCAAA
Coding sequences:
- a CDS encoding TetR/AcrR family transcriptional regulator, with protein sequence MSVDRRQMILDGATKAFTQFGYKATTMDLVAKLANVGKGTIYTFFKNKEELFDEIFTSLLLEMREIADEAIDEKNSFSENLHSALFAILEFRKNHQLTIKIFQENAELGTSAVREMIEKMEQMIIRYIKMKVQEAMEKGDIKPCDPELTAFVMVKLYIALIFDWEKRYEPLTKEEVAESLELYVLKGLSATT